The sequence below is a genomic window from Lolium perenne isolate Kyuss_39 chromosome 4, Kyuss_2.0, whole genome shotgun sequence.
ACCCACCGTAGCAGGGACCTCTAAACAGAATTCTTCGAGTGTCCTGGTCCTTGATTAAAAAGAAGAAAGGGTGAAACTCAATAAAGACATGATTATCAAGAGTGAACTTATGCACAGACAAAAGATTTTTGGATGCATTAGGGACATGAAGGATGTTATTGAGATCAAAAGAACCATGAGAGGTGTGTAAAATCGAATTACCCAATATGACTAATGGGCATGCCTTTACCTTCAGCAGTGCGAACCCGATCTTGTCCATTGTACTTGTTGGCGATGTGGAGCTTGTTCAACTCGCTAGTGATGTGATCAGTGGCACCCATGTCAGTGTACCAATTTGTGTCCACTCCATAGGATGCAAGATGTGCACCCTTTTCTCCTTTGTCCCCCTTGTCCTTCTTATCATCCGAGTAGCGCCACCAACAATCTGAGGCGGGATGACCATGAATCTTGCAAATCTAGCATTCGGTGTCAACAAAAGGGGTGGGGGCACGGTCACGGCATCCACCACCATCAGACCGGCGATAGCGGTCACCATCATCATGACGCCGGTCACGTCTGTCATCACGACGATCACCGTCACCACGGCGCTCATCGCTGCACCAGGAGCCGCGGTCATCATCCCGGGAGTAGCGGTAGCCGCCTCCTCCACGGTGAGAGCCGCGATCAGGGCTACGGCCACGTGGGGAGGTGTACCGCCGCTGAGGTGATGTTCTTCCTCGAGAGCGCTGCTCACGGTCACGACGGGCCAGATTTGTCGAGGAGACAAAAGTACCATTTTCTTCAACACCGTTGCGCATGTCATAAGAGGACAGCTGATCATAGAATTCATCAAGTGTAGTACCAGGGTTTCCATTCACCGTGGTAATGAGAGAGTTGTACTCGGTTTTGTCAAGGCCATGAAGCAAGTAGCCAAGAAACTCATCCTCTTCAATGGGCTTCCCAAGGGCAGAAAGTTCTGAGGCAAATCCTCTCATCTTCGTGTAGTACTGATATGCAGTCATAGTGAGCTTCTTGGTGTCATTGAGCTGCTCACGCAGGTGTTGAGCCTTGGTGCGAGAGGCGGTCTTGAACATAGCGTTGATAGAAATCCAAGCTTCAGCCGTGGACTCGACTCCAAGGAGATGGGACAGGATGTCGGGAGACAGCGTGTTCAGCAAGAAACAAAGCACCTGTTGGTCCCTCGCTATCCAGGCAACATAGGCCGGGTTTTCCACTTGGACTTTCTTCTTGTCTGCATCTTCAACTTCAATGGTTTTGGGCGGGGCACGATCTGTACCGTCAAGGAGCGACATCACGTTGGCACCTCGGAAGGCGGGAAGCACCAGCGCCTTCCACAGCAGGAAATTGCCACGGGTGAGCTGTTGGGCTGGAGGAGCCCCAAGCGCCGCGACCAGACCTGAGCTCGACGTAGAGGAATTCATGGTGGCGGCGGACAGAGGTGGGATCTAGGGTTTTGGGGTTTGTGGTTGTGGGGCTTGGGGATCGGCGGCGTCTGTCTTGCAGTGGCGGCCGGGTTTTGCTTGTATGTGGCGGCGGTGGCTGAGAGGTAGCacacggcggcggcagtagggtttttgggttttggCTGGTTTTGGTTGTGGGATCTTGATCGCGGTGGCGGCAGAGAGCTGCAGCGACGGCGAGTTGTAGatgatgcggcggcggcggcggctcaaaggaggagcggcggcggtggcggcggcggatcggcagcTAGGTCAGGGGAAGagcctgctctgataccatgttagtttGGTTTGGCGGAACGTACCGTGGAGCTGGGTATGGTTTCGTGTTATATAGTGGGGCATACAAGCCGTATAGTACATGAGAAGTATCCGTATACAAAGTCATACGGTATAACAACATAACATCTAACATTACAAAGTTTTGAAAACCCGCTAAATGGATTAGCCCGCTATAGCCCGGCTTTAGCCTTTCATTGCCTCCAAAAATATCGCGACTAAATGAGATAACCGGCTATTTTAAACTATGATTCTTGCTTGGCATTATCTCACACCGGCTTGCGTTTGGCACTACGACCGCGGTACTACAACCTACGCTTTTCAAGCAAATGTTTTCCTGGATATCTTCATCTCCCTAACTGATCTCATCTAGCGTTGAGGGATAATATCTATATTCTTCCTGGTGCATGGCCACAATTGCAGTGGTTGTAACGTATCTATCTTTTGTTCGGCTATTTGAACTGAATGGGGAGTTGCAACCTGTATTCCTCATCTTCTGCCTTGATTGCAGTGAATGTCACCAATCTTCCATAGTCATCTTGCCGGTCTCTTCATACCAAACATTTATTTCCCTATCCTTGGAGGGGGTCCCTTCTGAATTTCAGTCTTCTTATTGATTAAGATAGCTCTTGAGGACAAGAAGTGGTGGCCGAGGAAGTGGTGGCCGAGGTGGTGGTGGCCTCGACAACATGCTATGTTGTGCTTTTGGATCAAACTTGATCAATTTATTGTTTATTGGATAATATGAATGCATGTTTGAACTTTGTATGTTTGAGATGTTTGCAAAATGATGTAAAAAAAATTAGTCCTTAGAGATTTAGGGGTTCCAATCTGGCGGCCACCGTTTAGAGGAGCAAAATTATTCTCCTCTATTTTAGTCTGTCGTTTGCTCCTCTAAATTTTTGGGCatcggctagagatgctcttagcgcTCATTATGTTTTACACCTAAACTACGACTTGTGATAAAAGGACGCTGGAATGGGGATCCTGCTATTTGTCGGCCGTGGGATGCAAAAGAAGCAAAGGCACATCATCGGTCCGGTTCATTTCTATCCGACGTACGATAGGGGGTGTTTTTCATTTGCTTACTGCAATTTGCAAGCCAAAAGTTGAACGTGCTTGTTATGGGTATGTCTTGGCTGCTCAAGGAATTGAGTTTTTTCAGTAATCATGTCAACTGAAAATCTATAAGCAACAGAACGAACGAATGCAAAGTCAGATACTGTGTGACCCAAAACAAAAAGCAATACAGTCTCATATATTGTATGACCTAGAGTCAAGCACATCAAAACGACATATTGTATGACCCAAGGCATAATGTGACAGGATGGTAACACATGTGGAGGAATAATCCATTCTCATAGTTTTGCCTATCTAAATGCCTCAATGTTTCCTAGTCTGGTTTAGTCCCCAACAAGCGCAGCAATCACTCAGCTTGGTCGTCGTCTTCATTCTCATCAGGGCGGAGTAAAACATACTGCGACACAAACTGAATCATCTGGGCGTAAAACTCAGGTATCTCCTCATAGATGATCTGGTGAAGTTCGTTATGCCTCAGCCCCAAGTAGGCTACGAGCTGGAGTATAGGGCTTCCTAGGCCAACCTCGTTCGCGATCTGCAATTTGGAAGATGTATATATGAGTGTGTTTTGGTTAGAAGTTAGAACCACCACGCAAGTAGAGCAACGTTTTGGGAGGATAGAGAGCAATTTATGACACAGGATAGAAACTACTGAAGGTACCATATCGCAAGACCAACCGGTAACACAAAACTGCCTTCAGTACATCATTTAGAACTGTACAGAACGGCATAAGGAAGGGAATAGAAAATACTGAAGATACTATGATGTAGGAACAACTGGTAAACAAAAGTTCAGATGATGCAGCAGTATTGTTGCTGCCATGGAGTCTAGATGATGCAGATAAGCAAGAACCAGTGCATCAACTCACTTTTCGAAACTCAGCTTTCTGAAACAACTATCATGTAGCAAAACTGAAGGGAgatggagggagagagggaggggtttACCCGGATGATCCGCTGGCCTGTAACCCTTCCATACTCTCCCCAGAACACCGCATTGCCCAGGGACAGAAGGATGACTGGGACAGACATCCGCGCATGGTCGCCAGTACAGAGGGCCACCAGCTGCATATACAACAAAGCCCAAAACAGAACACCATCAGGAATAGTAGCAAAACGAACTCGAATTGGCACTTTCAAAAGCTTAGCCTACCGTGTCAGTAAGTGGGCCGAGGTATGTGAGAGCCGATGTGAATGTGGCAAGGCTATCAAGGGAGTTTGGTCCTCTACCGAAGAGGCCACCATCAGAGAAGAAGATCACGAAGGCCAGGCCTCCCCAAGTGAGCAGAACCACAGCGAGAAAGAAAGCAGTGACGATCTTTCCACCAGGGCGAGCGCAAATGATAATGTACCAGATGGTGTAGACGAGCTGGACCACGGCGCCGACAACGCAGATGATGAGCACTGCGTACTTGTGCGGCGGCAGCCAGCCATAGCATACCCAGGTGAGTGAGTTGAACAGCGACAGCAGATACATCACTGGCAGATGATCCACGCCCTGCTCTGCAATCCAGAGCTCCTTGAGCCTAAAGCTGGAACATAAATCAAGTAGTAAGTAACTCAGTATGTATATACTGGGATTTCAGAAACCATGCGTGCATGAAGATAATAATAGAAGAAGAGGACTGAATGTTTTGGTCTTACTATGGCACCGCGAGCAGGCCGATGGTGAACAGGTACCCAGCCCCGAGCAGGATCCATCCAAGAACGCCCAACATGATCTTCCCCACTGATATCGTCATAGCCTCCAATCGACCTCACGCTCACGGCTCCAACTCTGCATGCAGGAACTGGACAAGATCAGATCAGAAACATGCAGTTGGTTCGTCTTTGAGAACAAGAAGAGAGACACTGGAATCAATCATCAATTTCATCCGGCGCATAGATTGTGAGTAGGGATCGATGGCTTCAACAAGTATCCGCAACACTCGAACAGATACAGTAGGGGACGCGGAAAAAAGACCCATCATTAGATCCAAGGACGGCAATCTATTCTAGCACAGAACATGAGCAACAATCGCTTAAGCAGCACGAGGAACTCGAATGGCAACTCGCAGACCCAAACAGAAAGAAGCACACCGATTTGCATCTAAACAGAAAGTATCGATGGATTTAAAGACCACAAGTCGAGCAGAAACGATGCAGGGACGCACACACATAATCACAAAACTGAATGCAGCAAGAAAAGGCACGCAAATCTAGCCACGCGCGTACGCGCCCACGCCATGGACGGGAAGCAGCGATGGCTTCAAGCAGCACAGCAACCGCACGGGACGCATAAACTTAAATCCGAGATCGTCAACATTCATCAAGAACAAAAGCACCGATCGAGTTAGTAGGGAAATACAGTATATAGCATATAATCTAACGCGCGCGCGCGCAGCTAGCTAGCGTGGACTAGAACTGGAAGCAGCGCTATCGATCTTAAAGTAGATACCACAAGTAGATCGAGAAGAAAAGGTCCGATCGAAACCGAAATCCATGAGCGCGCGTCAAGAACCTGCAGCCAACGATTTGCACTTGCACCAACAAGACGCAGGCGATTTGCACTGGCAAGCCGTAGGTATAGATAGAGCTCGAGCTCGAGGTGTGGGGTGTGGGGAGGAAGAAAGAGCATACCACTAGAGCTCGAGGACGAAACAAATCTGAAGAACTGGAGAGGAGAGGAAGGAGGTGGAAGGCCGCCTCCCTCGACCTTCtctcctcgcctcgcctccgGGGGAGAAATGAAGCACGCACGGCAGCCTCCCTCCTAGTATTTCACAGCTCGCTCTGGAGAAAAAGATTCGGTTGTCTCTCCAGTTTTAACCCCGTCCCGTATGACCTTCTCTCATGACGCGTGGGACAGGCCAGCCGTGGGTCCACACGTCAGTTGGCGACCAAGAGAGGGTCACTACATATTTACCGCTCTGGCCCTCTGCCCACTCTTTTTTCTTTTTGACCATCTTTTCCGTAGGGGTAGCCGGCCGGTGCTGTGTTGTTTGTCTCATTTCGAACCCCCTTTCACCATTGGGCATTCACTTCTTACCAGTTCCCAGTCTATAGGAAATTTGAAAATTATTAaaatataattcgtaatgtacttCCTTCTGAAATTTATCTCAACTTTATCAAAATTTGCATGTATCATAAAAAGATATCAaatatttgtctaaatttggatataACTGTAGATAAGATTAAAAGAGTGTCACGTCTAAATTTACACAAAATTACCACATTCTCTTATGGACAGATGAAGTAAATCGAATCCAAATTCAACACACCATCTggaaatgaaaagaaaaggagACAAATTTAACCATGGATAATGCCTAATGTTATTTGGGCCATCAATTTGGCCCAGTGACTTTGTTTCTCCGCCTACATGTTGAGTTTGGTTTTGAAATTTTTGTGACATGGGGGTACAAGTTTCGCTATGAAAAAAAGCAGATAGATGCAAGTGGTGTAAATGTCGTCAAGTTTTTCTCATTATTCTGTGTAACTTTTAAAtaaggctggtgggtgcaaccgggactaaaggtggtttttgtgtcatctaagagaactggtgggaagcggggggggcgggaagacaggaggcgggaagacagatgagggaagaaattagattttttctgaattttttgataaattatttctatttttaagattttgaaatgaattagttttatttttctgaattttttgatatattatttgaatttttaagattttaaaatgaattagttttatttttctgaattttttgatatattatttgaatttttaagattttgaaatgaattagttttatttttctgaattttttgatatattatttgtatttttaatattttgaaatgaattagttttatttttctgaatcttttgatatattatttgaatttttaagattttgaaatgaattagttttatttttttgaattttttgatatattatttgtatttttaatattttaaaatgaattatttttatttttttgaattttttgatatattatttgaattttaaagattttgaaatgaattagttttatttttctgaattttttgatatattatttgtatttttaatattttgaaatgaattagttttatttttatgaatcttttgatatattatttatatttttaagattttgaaatgaattagtttcatttttctgaattttttgatatattatttgtatttttaatattttgaaatgaaaagtatttgaaaaacacctttagtcgcgggtcttCTCCGCGGGAACCAAAATTCCGGcgaaaaaaaccctttagtcgcggttggtctggccaaccacgactaaagggtaccctttagtcgcggttggtgaggtCCCCAACTATAAAAGCTCGCGGGCGCGCCTGGCGgttcacttcttcttctccgccgAAATCGCCGATCGATCTGCAGCGCCTCTCGTCGTCGCCGTCTCGCCTCGCGCCTCCGTCGTCTCGCGCCGCCGTCATCGTCCCTGCGCCGCCGCCCCGAGTACGTGTCGTCGTCCCTCGCGCCCGTCGTCCgccgcgccggccgccgccgatcgAGTACGTCGTCGTGCGCGCCGCGCCTCCGCCTCCGTCTCACGCCGGACCAaccgcgcgcgcgccgccgccacacGTGCCGCTACGTACGGGAGAGAGAGGAGGCCGGGGCCGGGGCCGGGGGCCGCGCGTCGGCGGCGCAAGATAGCGCCCGGCCAGCCCCAACTCTACCTTTTTTTTTAAtttaaaacaaaa
It includes:
- the LOC127348214 gene encoding uncharacterized protein, whose translation is MTISVGKIMLGVLGWILLGAGYLFTIGLLAVPYFRLKELWIAEQGVDHLPVMYLLSLFNSLTWVCYGWLPPHKYAVLIICVVGAVVQLVYTIWYIIICARPGGKIVTAFFLAVVLLTWGGLAFVIFFSDGGLFGRGPNSLDSLATFTSALTYLGPLTDTLVALCTGDHARMSVPVILLSLGNAVFWGEYGRVTGQRIIRIANEVGLGSPILQLVAYLGLRHNELHQIIYEEIPEFYAQMIQFVSQYVLLRPDENEDDDQAE